CGTGCAACCACCAGACACGGCAAGAACAACGGGCAACCCCGACGTCGAAGACGCAGACACGGTCGCTGTTTCACCGAACATCATCGTCGTGGGTGCGTCCAGGGTGATCGTCTGAGCGCCCGGGGTGACCTCGAAACTTTGGGTGACCGGGGTGGCGGGTGCGAACGCGTTGTCGCCGTCCTGGGAGGCCGTCAACGCACACGTTCCGGTGTTCACCAGGCTGACCGTCGCCCCTGAAACGGTGCACACGGTGGGTGTGTTCGACACGATTGTGGCCGGTAGACCCGAGGTGGCGGCCACCTCGCCGCTCACATCTACGGGGCCCGACGACAACGCCGTGTCCGGCGGGGCGCCAAACAGGATCGACTGCCCGGCCGGCGTCACCGCCACCGGCACCCCCGAACCGACACCCAGGTTGTTGTTACCGAGCTGCCCGACGTTGTTGAGGCCCCCGCAGTACGCGACACCGATCGTGGCGGCGATCGCGCACGTGTGATAGAGGCCGGCGGTGATCTGAGACCAGCCGCCGGTCACCGCAACAGGGACCTCCACCGCCGCCGGCACCCCCGAATTGACGCCCAGGTTGTTGTTGCCGAGCTGCCCAAACTGGTTCTCTCCCCAGCAGAACCAATCGCCGGACGTGGCGACGTTCGCACACGTGTGATAGCCACCGGCGGTGATCTGAGACCAGCCGGTCACCCCAACAGCGACCTCCACCGCCACCGGCACCCCCGAACCGACACCCGGATCGTTATTGCCGAGCTGCCCCTTATCGTTGTACCCCCAGCAGTACGCGGCACCGGACACCTCAGCGACCGCACACGTGTGATAGCCACCGGCGGTGATCTGAGACCAGCCGGTCACCCCAACAGCGACCTCCACCGCCACCGGCACCCCCGAACCGACACCCGGATCGTTATTGCCGAGCTGCCCCTTATCGTTGTACCCCCAGCAGTACGCGGCACCGGACACCTCAGCGACCGCACACGTGTGACGGCCGCCGGCGGTGATCTGGGACCAGCCGGTCACCCCACCAGGGACCTCCACCTCCACCGGCACCCCCGAACCGACACCCGGATCGTTGTTGCCCAGTTGCCCGTCGCCGTTGGCCCCCCAGCAGTACGCGGCACCGGACACCTCAGCGACCGCACACGTGTGACGGCCGCCGGCGGTGATCTGGGACCAGCCGGTCACCCCACCAGGGACCTCCACCTCCACCGGCACCCCCGAACCGACACCCAGATCGTTGTTGCCCAGTTGCCCGTCGCCGTTGGCCCCCCAGCAGTACGCCGCACCCGCGGTCTCAGCGATCGCACACGTGTGAAGGTCACCGGCGGAAACCTGTGACCAGCCCGTCGACCCCGCAGCCGCTGACGCCGGAGAAGCAACCCCAACCACCGCCACCAAACCCAACGCCAACACGGCAACCGCTGCCACCACACCCACACAACCCCGACGGCTCAACGCCACACCACGACCGACAGGCCGACTCGTTGCACTGCCCATGACACCCCCAAGACGAAACTCAAATTGAACGTACCAGTACGACACATGACCGAAAGCGTTCTCCTGGAGTTTCGTGCGAGCAATCAGGCGGCCTGAGAATGCTCGATGCGGGCCGACCCGAGACGCGACCGATCAGGAGTGGATTGAATCACTTTTCGGTCACCCCAAAGGTGAGTTCCCCCATCTTGAGAAGATCGACGACATCGACGTGCTCCGGGCCGAACTGCAGATCCGCCGCACCGTCACAACCCGGCCACCAGGTTCCCTGCCGCTCCACTTCCGTTGGGTGGAGGTTGCGGGCGGGCTACGCCGGGTCGGGGTCGACCGAGCCGGATGAGCCGAGGAGGCCCATCGACAAGGTCGTGGTGGGACGGCTTGCATCTACGACGTCCCCGGCAGGAGCCTTGTAGAACTCCACAACGAACGTGGCGGGCTCGCCCAACACCACGTGATGGTGTCGCTGGGGCGGGATCACCACGTGATCGCCGGCGCCGACCAGGATCGTGTCGTCGGGCATGTCCTCAAACACGAACCCGACCGAACCGGTGTGCACCACGAGACGGCCCCACACGGCCTCGGCAACCTGATGCGCCTTCAGCAACCCCGTCGGCGCCGTCTCGTTGTCGAACACCTTGGTGGTGCGGGCGAGCTCGAGGCCGTCGGGAAGCGTGGGGAGGTTGGTCATGTGGCCAGGCTATGGACTGCGGCCACCGAGACCATGGCGTCGCAGATCGTTGTGATTTCCTCATCGTCGCAGATGTATGGCGGCATGGCGTAGATCAGGTTGCGGAACGGGCGCAGCCACACACCGGCATCGATGGCAGCGGCCGTGGCGCGCTCCATGTCGACCGGGCGGTCCAGCTCGATCACACCGATGGCGCCCAGCACCCGCACGTCGTTCACCTGAGGCAGGTCGCCGGCCGCGGCGAGGCCACTCGACAGTGCCCCCTCAATCCGCGCCACCGAGGCGCGGTAGTCCGAGGACACCAGCAGGTCGAGGGATGCAACCGCCGTGGCGCACGCCAACGGATTGGCCATGAAGGTGGGGCCGTGGGCCAGCACCGGCACCTCCCCGGCCGAGATCGCCGCCGCAACCCGGTCGGTGCACAGGGTTGCGGCCAGGGTCATCATGCCGCCGGTGAGGGCCTTGCCGACGCACATGATGTCCGGGGTCACCCCGGCCCACTCGGCGGCGAACATCGGCCCGGTGCGGCCAAACCCGGTGGCGATCTCGTCAAAGATCAGCAGCACGCCGTGGTGATCGCAACGGTCGCGCAGCACCCGCAGGTAGCCCGGGTTGTGGAAGCGCATGCCCCCGGCTCCCTGCACGACAGGTTCGACGATCACCGCAGCAAGCTCGTCCCGCTGGGTGGTCAGGGCTCGGTCGATCTCAGCCACGAAGTCATCGTCGATCGGCGCGTCGATGCCGGCCGGCGGTTCGGAGACGAACCGTTGGGCGGGCACCACCCCGGACCACATCGAGTGCATGCCACCCTCGGGGTCGCAGGCGGACATCGCCATGAACGTGTCGCCGTGGTAGCCGCTGCGCCAGGTGAGCAGGCGACGCTTGTTGGGCTTGCCTTTGGAACGCCAGTGCTGAAGCGCCATCTTGACCGCCACCTCGACCGCCACCGAGCCCGAGTCGGAGAAGAACACGCGCTCCAACCCGGGCGGGGTCAGCTCGACCAGCCGGCGTCCCAGCTCGACCGCCGGCTGGTGGGTGAGCCCGCCGAACATCACATGGCTCATCGTCTCCAGCTGATTGCGAGCCGCATCGACCAGCACCGGGTGCGAATAGCCGTGGACCGCAGCCCACCACGACGACATGCCGTCGACGAGCGTGCGCTCCTCACCGTCGGAGGTGCGCACGTTGAGCCGACAGCCCGAGGCCGAGGTCGCCAGCAGCGGTGCCGGGCTGGCGGGAATCGACGTGTAGGGGTGCCACAGGTGCGCCTGGTCGAAGGCCAAGGCCTTGGCCGACCCGAGCTGCGTCATTCCCTCATTCGGGTCGCCATCGGCGCCAGCAGCATGGTCGCTCGTCATGGGCACCAGTATGGGC
Above is a genomic segment from Candidatus Microthrix parvicella Bio17-1 containing:
- a CDS encoding MBG domain-containing protein, whose translation is MSRRGCVGVVAAVAVLALGLVAVVGVASPASAAAGSTGWSQVSAGDLHTCAIAETAGAAYCWGANGDGQLGNNDLGVGSGVPVEVEVPGGVTGWSQITAGGRHTCAVAEVSGAAYCWGANGDGQLGNNDPGVGSGVPVEVEVPGGVTGWSQITAGGRHTCAVAEVSGAAYCWGYNDKGQLGNNDPGVGSGVPVAVEVAVGVTGWSQITAGGYHTCAVAEVSGAAYCWGYNDKGQLGNNDPGVGSGVPVAVEVAVGVTGWSQITAGGYHTCANVATSGDWFCWGENQFGQLGNNNLGVNSGVPAAVEVPVAVTGGWSQITAGLYHTCAIAATIGVAYCGGLNNVGQLGNNNLGVGSGVPVAVTPAGQSILFGAPPDTALSSGPVDVSGEVAATSGLPATIVSNTPTVCTVSGATVSLVNTGTCALTASQDGDNAFAPATPVTQSFEVTPGAQTITLDAPTTMMFGETATVSASSTSGLPVVLAVSGGCTLDGSMLTATAAGSCVVTASQAGDTNWAPATPAVQTITIGRAGAVVVISGDLVVYDGGPHGVVVSTNPAGLPVTVTYDGSTVEPTLAGSFGVAVTVNDPDHSGTASGTLTIMPASTTVTAGGDDTVMVGNTATVTVGVNAGSGDAPTGEVTLAGAGTPMVETLDGSGETMFVVGGLPIGTHKLTVDYPGDTNHSASTTTATVEVTPAAASITGVPATTDPGEVIEVTATGFVPDETVTFMLNSEPVVLGTATANRFGTATATLTIPDLPGDHTITATGNTSNTVASAPTTITTPTEPTTPAVPSTPTRPTSSAPAVTTPPAPSSGGDRPPAAMAPSPTDGPAPTAGPAAVAGPVAVVGPTPAAGPAAVAGPTPTAGRSAAAVGPTPAAGPAAVTGPTGLPAAQANTGIRVAPTVGTGLALVVFGIFVMWAAHRRRTRQTA
- a CDS encoding DUF1971 domain-containing protein; protein product: MTNLPTLPDGLELARTTKVFDNETAPTGLLKAHQVAEAVWGRLVVHTGSVGFVFEDMPDDTILVGAGDHVVIPPQRHHHVVLGEPATFVVEFYKAPAGDVVDASRPTTTLSMGLLGSSGSVDPDPA
- a CDS encoding adenosylmethionine--8-amino-7-oxononanoate transaminase is translated as MTQLGSAKALAFDQAHLWHPYTSIPASPAPLLATSASGCRLNVRTSDGEERTLVDGMSSWWAAVHGYSHPVLVDAARNQLETMSHVMFGGLTHQPAVELGRRLVELTPPGLERVFFSDSGSVAVEVAVKMALQHWRSKGKPNKRRLLTWRSGYHGDTFMAMSACDPEGGMHSMWSGVVPAQRFVSEPPAGIDAPIDDDFVAEIDRALTTQRDELAAVIVEPVVQGAGGMRFHNPGYLRVLRDRCDHHGVLLIFDEIATGFGRTGPMFAAEWAGVTPDIMCVGKALTGGMMTLAATLCTDRVAAAISAGEVPVLAHGPTFMANPLACATAVASLDLLVSSDYRASVARIEGALSSGLAAAGDLPQVNDVRVLGAIGVIELDRPVDMERATAAAIDAGVWLRPFRNLIYAMPPYICDDEEITTICDAMVSVAAVHSLAT